The Sporomusa termitida genome has a window encoding:
- the tsf gene encoding translation elongation factor Ts, producing the protein MITAEMVKELRERTGAGMMDCKKALTETNGDMEKAVDFLREKGLAAAAKKASRVASEGLVEAYIHGAGRIGVLLEVNCETDFVAKTDGFKALVRDIAMQIAAANPTYVTRQEVPEEILNHEREILRAQALNEGKPAHIVEKMIEGRLEKFYKDACLLEQPFIKDPDKTITQLITASVAKIGENISVRRFTRYHLGEGIEKKANDFAAEVMAAVKK; encoded by the coding sequence GTATGATGGATTGTAAAAAAGCGCTGACTGAAACGAATGGTGATATGGAAAAGGCTGTTGATTTTTTGCGTGAAAAGGGATTAGCTGCTGCTGCCAAAAAAGCCAGCCGGGTTGCCTCCGAAGGGCTTGTTGAAGCTTATATACACGGAGCAGGACGTATTGGTGTTTTGCTTGAAGTTAACTGTGAGACGGATTTTGTGGCTAAGACTGATGGCTTTAAAGCATTAGTACGGGATATTGCTATGCAAATAGCAGCTGCTAACCCCACTTATGTTACCCGTCAGGAAGTACCGGAAGAAATACTCAACCATGAACGGGAAATCCTGCGGGCTCAGGCTCTTAATGAGGGTAAACCGGCGCATATTGTGGAAAAAATGATTGAAGGCCGTCTGGAGAAATTCTATAAAGATGCCTGCTTGCTGGAACAGCCGTTCATCAAGGATCCGGACAAAACGATAACTCAGCTGATCACTGCCAGCGTGGCTAAAATTGGCGAGAATATTTCAGTTCGCCGCTTTACCAGATATCATCTGGGTGAGGGGATTGAGAAAAAAGCCAATGACTTTGCAGCGGAGGTAATGGCTGCGGTTAAGAAATAA
- the pyrH gene encoding UMP kinase — MAAGKYKRIVLKLSGEALAGNQGYGIDPVVVDAIAREIKEVKASQLDVAVVVGGGNIWRGLAGSAKGMDRATADYMGMLATVMNALALQDALEHCGVDSRVQSAINMQQVAEPYIRRRAIRHMEKGRVVIFAAGTGNPYFSTDTTAALRAAEIEADVILMAKKNADGVYDSDPRHNPNAKKFKELEYIEVLQRGLGVMDSTATSLCMDNKIPIVVFSIDKPGNILTAALGKDIGTIVGGEKK; from the coding sequence TTGGCTGCAGGTAAATATAAACGCATTGTCTTAAAATTAAGTGGTGAGGCCCTGGCCGGGAATCAAGGCTATGGGATAGATCCGGTTGTGGTTGATGCTATTGCCAGAGAGATCAAAGAAGTTAAAGCAAGTCAGCTGGATGTGGCTGTTGTTGTTGGCGGTGGGAATATTTGGCGTGGTCTTGCCGGCAGTGCCAAAGGCATGGACCGGGCCACTGCCGATTATATGGGTATGCTGGCTACGGTTATGAACGCGCTGGCTTTGCAGGATGCACTTGAACATTGTGGTGTAGATTCCAGAGTACAAAGTGCCATTAACATGCAGCAGGTAGCTGAACCATATATCCGGCGCCGGGCGATACGCCATATGGAAAAAGGACGCGTAGTTATTTTTGCTGCCGGTACGGGTAACCCTTATTTTTCTACCGATACGACTGCTGCCCTCAGAGCAGCGGAAATTGAAGCAGATGTCATTTTAATGGCCAAAAAGAATGCCGACGGGGTATACGATTCTGATCCCCGGCATAATCCTAATGCTAAAAAGTTTAAAGAGCTTGAATATATTGAGGTGTTGCAGCGCGGTTTAGGTGTTATGGACTCGACGGCTACCTCACTCTGTATGGATAATAAAATACCGATTGTAGTATTTAGTATCGATAAACCAGGCAATATATTAACAGCGGCATTAGGCAAAGATATTGGAACTATCGTTGGGGGAGAAAAGAAATGA